From the Argopecten irradians isolate NY chromosome 13, Ai_NY, whole genome shotgun sequence genome, one window contains:
- the LOC138305991 gene encoding uncharacterized protein, with translation MVTRLILLTFLVSAVAGQVKHGKDSSICQDPVAPPGVTPIPKPTIPEQFSAHIECTIKNKNMTIDMHEFFDNTNNRGALIQTQDGEPFMAWYDYSINEFISYFPTVGLCTASKLSDSNQRFLYGYQTSSGSTGHIFSAGQALHFQTDAKEVYMGQSMVRGIAVDVWKSCQYWDAFDATMTVSWYFSADNEWDTPVGQAVPIGAHVKGAVWDTPTSAGRPFEHYYDIFHFRTGSLQPLPNRVFQTPPGVLCTNRINTKPVPSVPDAFSFTVEVVDKTLGTVSYMTEYYDSVNNFVRYTYRPSPRENSPFGTNDLIEVHDFNTGVAYVTDKRHGNCTVTKINLTFDGSKNGPTTLRLRSSREFFYFNSINFTYEGVNKVRNIDTDTWVGQRANYPPGVGGTSTWQWFFATDNWFEINTGLNQGGVPVQMNIDAPNAGMSYEYHMFNFKNSVPDLLKYDVSACYVNRDRRKFLMKFPGQYTSVVDSNLDQFKYFVLMGLTQTMSISSLRVSNIQVFFDKDIVVTFEVLDVAPIKGDVTKYKPETPLATAANTLINKINLQQFFIAMHFANNNDFTGMIPMPKSLIETTYLWNSQTGQAIPQASTGYGAGVMAAVGVVVPVVSAALGGVLAFFFFK, from the exons ATGGTTACCAGACTAATACTGCTGACGTTCCTGGTGAGTGCTGTAGCCGGACAGGTAAAGCATGGAAAGGACAGTTCGATATGTCAAGACCCAGTGGCGCCTCCTGGAG TTACACCTATACCGAAACCAACGATCCCGGAACAGTTCAGCGCCCACATTGAGTGTACCATCAAAAACAAGAACATGACAATCGACATGCACGAGTTTTTCGACAACACGAACAACAGAGGAGCACTCATACAGACCCAGGACGGGGAACCATTCATGGCCTGGTATGACTACAGCATCAATGAGTTCATTTCCTACTTTCCTACCGTCG GCTTGTGTACGGCCTCTAAGCTGAGTGACTCGAACCAGCGGTTCCTTTACGGATACCAGACGTCCTCCGGGAGTACGGGACACATCTTCTCGGCCGGACAGGCACTTCATTTCCAGACGGACGCTAAGGAGGTGTACATGGGACAGTCCATGGTCCGAGGGATCGCCGTGGATGTCTGGAAATCTTGTCAGTACTGGGACGCTTTCGACGCCACTATGACTGTCTCCTGGTATTTCTCAG CCGATAATGAATGGGACACCCCCGTGGGACAGGCCGTGCCAATCGGCGCTCATGTGAAGGGAGCTGTATGGGACACACCCACTTCCGCTGGCAGACCTTTTGAACATTACTACGATATCTTCCACTTCCGGACCGGAAGTCTCCAACCTTTACCAAACAGAGTTTTCCAG ACCCCACCAGGCGTTCTGTGTACTAACCGCATCAACACGAAGCCGGTCCCCAGTGTTCCGGACGCTTTTAGTTTTACTGTGGAAGTGGTGGACAAAACACTAGGAACTGTGTCCTATATGACG GAATATTACGACTCAGTAAACAACTTCGTGCGGTACACATATCGACCATCTCCCAGAGAAAACAGTCCATTCGGTACCAACGATCTTATCGAGGTGCACGACTTCAACACAG ggGTGGCCTATGTCACAGACAAGAGGCACGGTAACTGTACAGTGACAAAGATCAACCTGACCTTCGATGGATCCAAGAACGGACCTACCACACTACGTCTGAGGAGCTCTCGGGAATTCTTCTACTTCAACTCCATCAATTTTACATACGAAGGAGTG AACAAAGTCCGTAACATTGACACAGACACGTGGGTGGGCCAGCGTGCTAACTATCCCCCGGGGGTTGGAGGTACATCGACATGGCAGTGGTTCTTCGCCACG GATAATTGGTTCGAGATTAATACTGGTTTGAATCAAGGAGGCGTTCCTGTCCAAATGAACATCGATGCTCCTAAC GCTGGTATGAGTTACGAGTACcacatgtttaattttaaaaacagtGTGCCAGATCTCCTGAAGTATGACGTCAGTGCATGCTACGTCAATCGTGATAGGAGAAAGTTCCTTATGAAATTCCCAG GCCAATATACGAGCGTGGTGGATTCCAATTTAGACCAGTTCAAATATTTCGTTCTCATGGGCCTTACACAAACAATGTCAATATCATCGCTCAGGGTATCTAATATACAA GTGTTCTTTGATAAAGACATCGTTGTCACCTTTGAAGTTCTGGACGTGGCACCAATAAAGGGTGACGTCACTAAATACAAGCCCGAAACGCCACTAGCCACAGCGGCGAACACTCTCATCAACAAAATCAACTTACAACAGTTCTTCATCGCCATGCATTTCGCCAACAACAACGAT TTTACGGGTATGATACCAATGCCAAAGAGTCTTATTGAAACTACCTACCTGTGGAACAGTCAGACAGGACAAGCTATCCCACAAGCCTCTACCGGATATGGAGCGG GAGTAATGGCCGCGGTTGGTGTGGTTGTACCAGTAGTATCAGCGGCATTAGGTGGAGTTCTGGCTTTCTTCTTCTTTAAGTAA